The Lineus longissimus chromosome 8, tnLinLong1.2, whole genome shotgun sequence region ACTGTTGCAAAACAGTCCCTAAGGAAAATTGTAAAGCCGTCCACTTGCATGTGCAAAGCTTCAATCCTGGTAGTGCTGATTTCGGGCTACTGGAATTCAGTAGGTTGATCTATTTTCAGTTGACTACTAGACCACCTGTTTGTGCTCCAATGCCTTATGCTCACAGTGGTGTGATCAAGTTAGCATGTGACATGGACAGACTGCTGTCTTATACTTTCTTTCATTTAACCTAGACTTGGACGTTGGATCTCTACCAACTTCTTCATGTGAATATTGTACACTGTTGGGACACAGGCATTCAGTGTTCCCAGGAATTGGGCTGGGATCTGATGGGTCCAGTGGGTGTACCATTCTTGCTTGTCTATCAAGCCCTAAACAGTTTAACTTGGCTGACCTAGATGGTTGAACATACAGTGGCGGTTTTGGGGTGGACTATGAGGTGCCCTATTGCGTAGCAACGATTTTTCTGCAAATTTCTCCAGAGGCATGTCATTatcatacagtagaacctctctattatggacactccTACTGGCCttgatagaaaggtgtccagattagagaggacaaattcaatggaaacaaccaattttgcaCCAAAACTAGcatccttaacagagagggtgtattagtagagaggtgtctgctgagaGAGGTTGCACTGTACTATAAATTTTAGCCCTCCAGTTCAtactttcttttcatttttttccagttttggCTGACTTAGCCAGTGACGATGGAGAAAGAAGCACCACCCCCGAGCTATGGGGCTGTGGACGGGCAACAGCAGCCACCATATCCACAACCAGGTGAGTGATCATCTTATAGCTAAactgacatttttttcttcatcttaCAGGGCTCATCCTTAAATTTGGCAGCTGAATTCTCAATACTGTTTTTTGATTCCAATATCCTCACTGGAGCCGACTTCAGCACCAAAAAAATCAGTGCTTATACAAAATATCTATTGTCATTGATAATTTAGATCATTTTAACTTTTATTCTGCCTTTGTTCCTTTGAATCATGTTACTATTCCAGGCATGCCTTATCCCCCTGCCCAGCCGGGCCCAACAGGGGCACCTCCAATGTATGAGCCTCCAAAAGACAGGGCACCCCCAGGGGCAGGATATCAACAACCTTACACCCAACAACCACAGCCAGGTAAAATTTGAAAGCATTTTTGCCTTCTTTTTCTGTGATCCTCAGGCCAGGTCAGATGGTTGTGAGAGTTTAGACAGAACTAGTCAAGCCACCTGGGTTTCTTTGGGGCCACTCCGGCCAAGTCCTTTGATCAAAGCCACCCGCCATCACAGTGTATCGCAACTAATTGCTCACTTGGCCTtcgaattgaaaattttcaaccCTCTTAGTCGTGGCCCACTGAGTCACTGCACTTCCAACTGCCTTCAAATGTATTGAGTGACATGTCGCTGGTTGTACCAGAGCAGATcacaaaatgtgacccgtcacagcaaaaccaggcgcatgtcgctttGAGCTTTGcagcttgagacggactgtttgatcaattctctattgtctgccttttgtgaaatatgagcacatcaatttcttccattatctcctggtgtcatttagactcatcttctgtgcgacatgcgcctgcttttgctgtgaccgGTCACAAATGTCCATCGACACCTTTGAATGGACTTTAGAAAAGGGCGATCAGTCCTATAATTTTCTTGTTGGTGAAAATATTTACGTTAGGATTTTTACCGTTAGGATTTTTATCGCGTACCCTAACATGGTTATGCATGAATGTTTCATTCTAATGCAACACTACATCAATGTATGTCAAGGGTTTTGTTGTCGTTCAGACACATGTATGCAGTTTGCATGTGACAGGTGTAAAAATTAAAGGAAACCAGTCGCGAAATGCTTATGAAAATGGGAGCGTTTTAAATGGCCCAATAAAAAAACCTATGCAATCATATGGAGAGAAATTTTTTAGTTTATTTCAAGCTtgagtttgtttattttgttttctttacatTCCTTAATTTCAGTTCTTCAAACGTTTCTTTTTGGCAGTGCTTTCCTTTATGTTCAATTTAATTTCAGTTCATCAAACTATCATTGTAAATGCGTCTTTTGGTCCGCAACCCATGACTACGACCTGTCCAATGTGTAATGCATTTGTCACCACCACTGTTGAATATAACGCCGGGGCCCTCCCATGGATTATTGCAGGATTATTATGTCTGTTTGGGTAGGTAACAGTTTTGAAAGCACTGGTCAGAATTATTGTAAACCCCttgtatttttgtaaaatagattttttaaatcTTTTATTATTGTGTCAGTATCAGTGTGTTGCAAGTGTTTGAACAAACTGCTGCTGCCAAACCAAGGGGCAGTAAATATGTCCTTCATTCTAATTGAGGTGTGCTGAAGAACTGGACTGAGAAAAAGACACTCCGGAGAACACCATCAAAAAGCTTGACTGCTTGCAGCTCCACCCTGGGATTGCAGGCCGTTTCGAAATTTAGACTTGAAACACTAAGTTGTTTACTCAAAGAATGCAAAAATAATGGGGTTTACAGTAATATACAGACAAGCCCAAGTCCCATGTTGATAGCCTCCATATAATGCAATTTTCTTCCATTTTAGCAAAGATGGCGCTGCCGGCTCACTCTCAGAAGCATGGGCTGCCAAAATGGCCACTATACTAATGATTTAAGCATTTTTCAGGTCGGACCATAATCGTCATGGAGGGGATCCGATTTGAATCCCTTCCTGTCACCTGTCGGTGTCCATTTTGTAAAGCATGTGTGACTACAACGGTTGATTATAATGCGGGCATCATAGCATGGTTACTCTGTGGGTTGCTGTGCTTGTTTGGGTATGTAGATTGTGGGAAACAAACGTTTTCAAGGGTGTAGCCTTGTGGACTGAGGAAGTAAAGAAAATTGCTCTCCGATGGAATTTTCAAAGGAGACATCAGGCAGCAGTCGACGAAATTGCTATCAACTCCTTCCTAACCTTTTACAGGGGATGACAGCACGTCATGTCCTGCGGCCCCATCACATACGttgacgtgcatagcacgtctTACGCTACGTGTTATCCTTGTAATCCTCAGTCCCAAGGCATCTAGGGTTTCTAACTTGCAGCGTTTGCATATCTCTCTGTATGCGGCATATCTCTTGAAATTCTTCCTCTAGGTTAATGGTTCACTAACATTTATGTCTTACAGCGCAGCAGACTATAATTATTGCCAATATAACATTTGGTCCTCATCCCATTACGATGCAATGCCCATATTGTGAGGCTCATGTCACAACGACAGTTGCGTATCATGCCGGGGTTCTGGCGTGGTTGATATGCGGACTGCTCTGCCTATTTGGGTATGTGGCGGTAatggcatgatttttttcactggGAGAGTCCCTTGCGGGTTGGTCCTTGCTTTCACCCAGTTGTTGGTAAAGGATGCATGTCTCTTGGTTCCGTAGTTGTGAGCTTACTACTAAGCTAATGGCTTGGAGAATAACTTCCAGGTCCCTCCCTTCCCCTTGTCCTGCATATTGCCAAAGGGCGTGTTTAATGTCACTGGGAAGATGCTGGCAGTATTGAAATTATCATCAGGAATTTCAATAGCAAACACGTTCTTTTCTGAATTGTCTTTGGCGCATTCAATAAATCTTGGTGGTGATGTCTTTGCTTTGGATACCCATGCTAATGATCAATGCAGCGACCTACCACTTCCGTTCATGTTTTAAGGCCCATTAAACTTCTGATCACGTGACAAATCGAGTGTTGTGCGACGTCACCGGTGACATCAGACATGCCGTTTACCTTCATCATGACGTAAGGACGTCATACAACACTAGATTTGTCGCGTGATCAGAAGTTTAAAAGCCCAAAAACACAATTTTATGGCACTGCGAGCGCCACCTTCTGACCTTACACCAAAGCAGCAAGTCCCATTTTGGTAACCAGTTTCGCCTAGCGTTTCCTGTCTGTCTTTCTGGGAATGGTTCTGTTATTTTCTTCTGCTTCATCTCTTTGAGCCATTCTGCCTGGTTTAGTTTGACTTAAAGTACAGCATCGTTATTTTGTGCTTTTGAGAGAACTGCTTGGCTCAAGGGTAAACCTTTTAGAGGAGCTTTGGTAAAGGGTATGTCACAGCTTGGTGAAGGAAGGTGGagtgcatacagtggaacctccctaagctgACCCTCTTTAAGCAAGACACCCTCTCTTAAGGGCACTGATTTTGGTCGCAAATGGATCACTTCTATACAAtttcacctctgtaatcaggacacctccttaataaggacagcacttgtcgggCCCTAAGTTGTTcctaatggagaggttgtgCTGTACTGGTAAAATAATTGCAACAAAAACCGGGGAATAACTCTTGTGAGTGTCTGCTTTGGTGCCAAATCGATTACACCATGAAGCCTGTACATACGTCTTTGAAATGCCATTATATTTTTGCAACGTTGAGTCATATAATGAATAATGATCACATTTTCACTGTAAATAATGTCATGATAATATGAGGCATACGGTGGAAATctgaaatttgatatttg contains the following coding sequences:
- the LOC135491983 gene encoding lipopolysaccharide-induced tumor necrosis factor-alpha factor homolog isoform X2, with the translated sequence MEKEAPPPSYGAVDGQQQPPYPQPGMPYPPAQPGPTGAPPMYEPPKDRAPPGAGYQQPYTQQPQPVHQTIIVNASFGPQPMTTTCPMCNAFVTTTVEYNAGALPWIIAGLLCLFGCWLGCCLIPFCVTDLHDCTHTCPNCNRVLGRYNRM
- the LOC135491983 gene encoding lipopolysaccharide-induced tumor necrosis factor-alpha factor homolog isoform X1, which encodes MEKEAPPPSYGAVDGQQQPPYPQPGMPYPPAQPGPTGAPPMYEPPKDRAPPGAGYQQPYTQQPQPAQQTIIIANITFGPHPITMQCPYCEAHVTTTVAYHAGVLAWLICGLLCLFGCWLGCCLIPFCVTDLHDCTHTCPNCNRVLGRYNRM